A window of Actinomadura rubteroloni contains these coding sequences:
- a CDS encoding phosphatidate cytidylyltransferase, with translation MDVDKTGDLVTTPAGPDDGAEAPAPKKGGGRNLPIAFVVGISLGALVLVSLYTVKEIFLAVMIVFLCLGARELADALKAREIQVPFPPIVAGMAASPLAAYFWDAKGLVAVVALTVLAVMIARMLAGSDGYVRDMTAGVFVTGYLVLMGGIVALLMRPDDGDHRIVIFIATTVASDIGGYFAGTYLGRHKLAPRISPKKTWEGVSGSALTCMLVATWLMWWLLDDHRVWPGVLVGLAAVVTATVGDLMESVIKRDLGIKDMGNLLPGHGGVMDRLDSLIATAPVVWLLLELFVPA, from the coding sequence ATGGACGTCGACAAGACCGGTGACCTTGTGACCACCCCTGCCGGGCCGGACGACGGAGCCGAGGCGCCCGCGCCGAAGAAGGGCGGGGGGCGGAACCTCCCGATCGCGTTCGTGGTCGGGATCTCCCTCGGCGCGCTCGTCCTGGTCTCCCTCTACACCGTGAAGGAGATCTTCCTCGCGGTGATGATCGTGTTCCTGTGCCTCGGGGCGCGGGAACTGGCCGACGCCCTCAAAGCGCGCGAGATCCAGGTGCCGTTCCCGCCGATCGTGGCGGGAATGGCGGCCTCGCCGCTGGCCGCGTACTTCTGGGACGCGAAAGGGCTGGTGGCGGTCGTCGCGCTCACCGTCCTCGCGGTGATGATCGCGCGGATGCTCGCGGGCAGCGACGGCTACGTCCGGGACATGACGGCCGGTGTGTTCGTGACCGGTTATCTGGTGCTGATGGGCGGGATCGTCGCGCTGCTGATGCGGCCCGACGACGGCGACCACCGGATCGTCATCTTCATCGCCACGACCGTCGCGAGCGACATCGGCGGGTACTTCGCGGGCACCTATCTCGGACGGCACAAGCTCGCGCCGAGGATCAGCCCGAAGAAGACCTGGGAGGGCGTCAGCGGCTCGGCGCTGACCTGCATGCTCGTCGCGACGTGGCTGATGTGGTGGTTGCTGGACGACCACCGGGTATGGCCGGGCGTGCTGGTCGGGCTCGCCGCCGTCGTCACCGCGACCGTCGGCGACCTCATGGAGTCGGTGATCAAGCGCGATCTCGGCATCAAGGACATGGGCAATCTGCTGCCGGGCCACGGCGGCGTCATGGACCGGCTGGACTCGCTGATCGCGACCGCGCCCGTCGTGTGGCTGCTGCTGGAGCTGTTCGTCCCGGCCTGA
- the frr gene encoding ribosome recycling factor: MIDETLLEAEEKMEKAVAVAKEDFQTIRTGRVTPAMFNKITAEYYGTPTPVNQLASFTLPEPRMVVVQVFDKSSSAAVERAIRDSDLGVNPTNDGNVIRVVFPELSEERRREFIKVAGTKAEDAKVSVRNIRRRAKDTLEKLAKDGEAGEDDVRRAEKELDDATQRYVAQIDELLEHKKAELLEV, translated from the coding sequence GTGATCGACGAGACCCTCCTCGAAGCCGAGGAGAAGATGGAGAAGGCGGTCGCGGTCGCCAAGGAGGACTTCCAGACCATCCGCACCGGACGCGTCACCCCCGCCATGTTCAACAAGATCACCGCGGAGTACTACGGCACGCCGACGCCGGTCAACCAGCTCGCGTCGTTCACGCTGCCCGAACCGCGGATGGTCGTCGTCCAGGTCTTCGACAAGTCGTCGTCCGCAGCGGTCGAGCGGGCGATCCGCGACAGCGACCTCGGTGTGAACCCGACCAATGACGGCAACGTCATCCGCGTCGTCTTCCCCGAGCTGTCGGAGGAGCGCCGGCGCGAGTTCATCAAGGTCGCGGGGACCAAGGCCGAGGACGCGAAGGTGTCCGTCCGCAACATCCGGCGGCGCGCCAAGGACACGCTGGAGAAGCTCGCCAAGGACGGCGAGGCCGGCGAGGACGACGTCCGTCGCGCGGAGAAGGAGCTCGACGACGCGACGCAGCGGTACGTGGCGCAGATCGACGAGCTTCTGGAGCACAAGAAGGCCGAGCTGCTCGAAGTCTGA
- the pyrH gene encoding UMP kinase — MPEKTTTDTAAASPSAHAPRAGWKRVLLKLSGEAFAGGDPLGIDPAVVQHVAEAVAEAVRDGVQVAVVCGGGNMFRGAQLAERGMDRGRGDYMGMIGTVINCLALQDFLEKLGLDTRVQTAITMSQVAEPYIPRRAMRHLEKGRVVIFGAGLGQPFFSTDTTAAQRALEIGADAVLKATQVDGVYDADPRKNPDAVKFDRLDYGEVLQRGLKVMDATAISLCMDNALPIVVFDLMGQGNIVRAVRGEKIGTLVSPADG; from the coding sequence GTGCCGGAGAAGACCACCACTGACACGGCGGCGGCCTCGCCGTCCGCCCATGCCCCGCGTGCGGGCTGGAAGCGCGTTCTGCTGAAGCTGTCCGGCGAGGCGTTCGCCGGGGGGGACCCGCTCGGCATCGACCCGGCGGTCGTCCAGCACGTCGCCGAGGCCGTCGCCGAGGCCGTCCGGGACGGCGTGCAGGTGGCGGTGGTGTGCGGCGGCGGCAACATGTTCCGCGGCGCGCAGCTCGCCGAACGCGGCATGGACCGGGGCCGCGGCGACTACATGGGCATGATCGGCACCGTGATCAACTGCCTGGCGCTGCAGGACTTCCTGGAGAAGCTGGGCCTCGACACCCGCGTCCAGACGGCGATCACGATGAGTCAGGTCGCCGAGCCGTACATCCCGCGCCGCGCGATGCGCCACCTGGAGAAGGGCCGCGTCGTGATCTTCGGCGCGGGCCTCGGCCAGCCGTTCTTCTCCACCGACACCACCGCCGCGCAGCGCGCGCTGGAGATCGGCGCGGACGCGGTGCTCAAGGCGACGCAGGTGGACGGCGTGTACGACGCGGACCCGCGGAAGAATCCGGACGCGGTCAAGTTCGACCGGCTGGACTACGGTGAAGTCCTGCAGCGGGGCCTGAAGGTCATGGACGCCACGGCCATCAGCCTGTGCATGGACAACGCGCTTCCCATCGTCGTGTTCGATCTGATGGGGCAGGGCAACATCGTCCGGGCCGTTCGCGGTGAGAAGATCGGCACACTGGTCAGCCCGGCGGACGGCTGA
- the tsf gene encoding translation elongation factor Ts yields the protein MADFTAADVKRLRELTGSGMMACKNALTEAEGDFDKAVEILRLKGAKDVGKRAERTAANGLIAQYFQGQGDGALLEIKCETDFVAKNAEFIALADRLVEFASTSGVADAAALLAAEIEPGKTVEALVQEASAKIGEKLEIGRLAHYKGAYVASYLHKSDPSLPPTTGVLVELDKENAEVAKDVAQQVAAMSPKYLTRDDIPAEAIEKERALAEQLTRDEGKPEQAIPKIVEGRVNAYFRDFVLLEQAFVKDGKKTIAKVLDEAGVNVVRFARFKVGQA from the coding sequence ATGGCTGACTTCACCGCCGCCGACGTCAAGCGGCTCCGCGAACTGACCGGCTCCGGCATGATGGCCTGTAAAAACGCTCTCACCGAGGCCGAGGGCGACTTCGACAAGGCCGTCGAGATCCTGCGTCTCAAGGGCGCCAAGGACGTCGGCAAGCGTGCCGAGCGCACCGCCGCCAACGGCCTCATCGCGCAGTACTTCCAGGGCCAGGGCGACGGCGCCCTCCTGGAGATCAAGTGCGAGACCGACTTCGTCGCCAAGAACGCCGAGTTCATCGCGCTGGCCGACCGGCTCGTCGAGTTCGCGTCCACCAGCGGCGTCGCGGACGCGGCGGCCCTGCTGGCCGCCGAGATCGAGCCCGGCAAGACCGTCGAGGCCCTGGTCCAGGAGGCCAGCGCCAAGATCGGCGAGAAGCTGGAGATCGGCCGCCTCGCGCACTACAAGGGCGCGTACGTGGCGAGCTACCTGCACAAGTCCGACCCGTCCCTGCCGCCGACCACCGGTGTGCTGGTCGAGCTGGACAAGGAGAACGCCGAGGTCGCCAAGGACGTCGCGCAGCAGGTCGCCGCGATGTCGCCGAAGTACCTCACCCGGGACGACATCCCGGCCGAGGCGATCGAGAAGGAGCGGGCGCTCGCCGAGCAGCTCACCCGCGACGAGGGCAAGCCCGAGCAGGCGATCCCCAAGATCGTCGAGGGTCGGGTCAACGCCTACTTCCGCGACTTCGTCCTGCTGGAGCAGGCGTTCGTCAAGGACGGCAAGAAGACCATTGCCAAGGTTCTGGACGAGGCGGGCGTCAACGTCGTCCGTTTCGCCCGCTTCAAGGTCGGCCAGGCCTAG